One stretch of Armigeres subalbatus isolate Guangzhou_Male chromosome 2, GZ_Asu_2, whole genome shotgun sequence DNA includes these proteins:
- the LOC134210902 gene encoding protein windpipe has product MMTSSGVASSSATTTTNRRHLPQLALVALLVLLNAVAATNTSAYICPKGCECNNASIACSSASGLRSIDKSLPIKRLVLSGLELKKIPAHLENIRNITELDLSDNQLAEVNHLGKRIRRLNLSQNRITSGKLSKIPLYVESLNLSHNDITYLPLYLMKLKKLRSIELADNPINCTCETLHIRNWLTTRHVWSDQHIKCNAPQEFKGRPWLQVKQSDVCNEARRDGGYNWDDYEDENDLMLGDQADLNDDEEEDDDDFKKEYFPVGEKLKSQDPPMDIQNDEELEDASGSGPSDIGEEEKAEARKVADLSSTVEGSGAESDDSVRVGQVQNAVESEDDDGSGSGAGAFLTGLRAIGAEDSSEKPTDTDLEDSTSEEKPITPPDGLGIFGKGLDDDSTSSPATESTEGVMPVNVNVFADVSKGTSGGTDGPTEEQKSNISESPTRADTDSQGTYILLAILGIILISLILVVMCKRKPSSRNRRGKADLEAARGREMLDMDKNLLGKPVEKNGHSIPEQTPLINDKSDYQKVFSDKPNNYPPAKPERTSLDKPAMESFKPVPADRNKSKESLYENVPPNNNNNTVPLQNGNGPVGNGDLPGVHQPNHNVPSQADEEFLPPNGNPNQLQPEPIESPKSKRYSPIYVPTSPKSDRYSPVYSPETGRVKIKLTETPKPKTPILVTRSRSRAGDYITTTDQKF; this is encoded by the coding sequence ATGATGACGTCGTCCGGAGTGGCGTCGTCGTCGGCGACAACGACTACCAACCGCCGCCATCTGCCCCAGTTGGCACTGGTGGCCCTACTCGTATTGCTCAATGCCGTCGCGGCTACAAACACATCAGCCTACATCTGTCCCAAGGGCTGTGAATGCAACAACGCCAGCATCGCTTGCTCCAGCGCATCCGGGCTGCGCAGTATCGACAAAAGTTTACCCATCAAGCGGCTGGTCCTGTCCGGGTTAGAGCTGAAAAAGATACCGGCCCACTTGGAAAACATCCGAAACATCACCGAGTTGGATCTGTCCGACAACCAACTGGCTGAGGTAAATCACCTGGGCAAGCGGATACGGCGTCTCAATCTGAGCCAGAATCGAATCACGTCCGGAAAGCTGTCGAAGATCCCACTGTACGTGGAATCGCTGAATTTGTCGCACAATGATATCACTTACCTGCCGCTGTATTTGATGAAACTAAAGAAGCTGCGATCCATTGAGCTGGCGGACAATCCGATAAACTGCACCTGCGAAACGTTGCACATTCGAAACTGGCTGACAACCAGGCACGTGTGGTCTGATCAGCATATCAAATGCAATGCCCCGCAAGAGTTCAAGGGTAGACCGTGGCTACAGGTGAAGCAATCGGATGTTTGCAATGAAGCTAGAAGAGACGGTGGCTACAATTGGGATGACTATGAGGAtgaaaacgatttgatgctgggaGATCAAGCAGATTTGAACGACGACGAGGAAGAGGATGATGATGATTTCAAAAAAGAATACTTCCCTGTCGGAGAGAAGCTAAAATCGCAAGATCCTCCGATGGACATACAAAATGACGAGGAGTTGGAGGATGCTTCCGGCAGTGGACCATCGGACATTGGAGAAGAGGAAAAGGCTGAGGCAAGAAAAGTAGCTGATTTGTCTTCGACAGTTGAGGGATCTGGTGCTGAAAGTGACGACAGTGTTCGAGTTGGCCAGGTCCAAAATGCAGTGGAAAGCGAAGATGATGATGGCAGTGGTAGTGGAGCTGGTGCTTTCCTCACTGGATTACGGGCGATTGGAGCTGAAGATTCTTCCGAAAAACCGACTGACACTGATTTAGAAGACAGTACCAGTGAAGAAAAACCCATAACTCCCCCAGATGGATTGGGCATCTTTGGCAAAGGGCTTGATGACGATTCAACTTCATCACCAGCTACGGAGTCTACGGAAGGGGTTATGCCTGTTAATGTAAATGTGTTTGCGGATGTCAGCAAAGGCACCTCCGGAGGTACAGACGGCCCAACTGAAGAGCAGAAATCAAACATCTCCGAATCACCTACTCGCGCTGATACTGATAGCCAAGGAACATATATTCTATTGGCAATTCTTGGAATTATTCTTATTAGCTTGATTCTTGTGGTTATGTGCAAGCGGAAGCCAAGTTCCAGAAACCGTCGTGGTAAAGCAGACCTTGAAGCCGCCAGAGGACGCGAAATGCTGGACATGGACAAGAATTTGTTGGGCAAACCTGTGGAGAAGAATGGCCATAGCATACCGGAGCAAACACCTCTGATAAATGATAAATCTGATTATCAAAAGGTTTTCAGTGATAAACCCAACAATTATCCTCCAGCAAAACCAGAAAGGACTTCCTTAGATAAGCCCGCCATGGAATCATTCAAACCAGTTCCTGCTGACAGAAACAAGAGCAAAGAAAGCTTGTACGAAAATGTGCCTCCgaataacaacaataatacgGTTCCGCTCCAGAACGGAAACGGACCCGTAGGAAACGGTGACCTACCCGGAGTTCATCAACCCAATCACAATGTGCCATCTCAAGCCGATGAAGAGTTCCTACCGCCAAATGGCAATCCTAACCAACTTCAGCCAGAGCCCATTGAGTCGCCCAAATCCAAACGATACAGTCCCATCTACGTGCCCACGTCACCAAAGTCCGATCGCTACAGCCCGGTGTACTCGCCGGAAACCGGACGCGTCAAAATCAAACTAACCGAAACTCCGAAACCAAAAACTCCTATCTTGGTCACGCGAAGTCGATCGAGAGCCGGAGATTACATAACGACAACCGACCAGAAGTTCTGA